Proteins encoded in a region of the Falco rusticolus isolate bFalRus1 chromosome 10, bFalRus1.pri, whole genome shotgun sequence genome:
- the LOC119154229 gene encoding P2Y purinoceptor 1-like, with protein MATESLTPWPGNDSRTLCPVDVTFAQRFLPAVYLVVIPLGLAGNGLGLWHMCTGPQQRARHPLGLLVGNLGLADLLYVSTLPFLVSYYLQGRVWLFGPGWCRITRGLFHLNLYASIGFLTCISIHRYLGIVHPLKARGRCQGATSSAWLSTTVWMWVIAQVAPDFIFSKMDDMGTRCHDTTGNENLGVYLPYTVAITVTGFVIPFLIIIGCYCHVVVVLCRNDTMDLSLRRRSIRLVILVMVLFSICFLPYHVFRILSLLSRGWQLQGSCTQASKHIYVSYQVTRGLASFNSALNPLLYVMTSKDCMSCMRTIHQRASQSLGSTFRSKTSCQADEKKMSIILREVEASDDL; from the coding sequence ATGGCCACGGAGTCTCTCACCCCGTGGCCCGGCAATGACAGCAGGACCCTGTGCCCTGTGGATGTCACCTTCGCCCAGCGCTTCTTGCCTGCCGTCTACCTGGTGGTGATCCCGCTGGGGCTGGCGGGGAACGGGCTGGGACTGTGGCACATGTGCACCGGCCCCCAGCAGCGTGCCCGCCATCCCCTGGGCTTGCTGGTGGGCAACCTGGGTCTGGCTGACCTGCTGTACGTCAGCACGCTGCCCTTCCTCGTCAGCTACTACCTGCAGGGCAGAGTGTGGCTCTTTGGACCCGGCTGGTGCCGGATCACCCGGGGCCTCTTCCACCTCAACCTCTATGCCAGCATCGGCTTCCTCACCTGTATCAGCATCCACCGCTACCTGGGCATCGTGCACCCACTGAAGGCTCGGGGCAGGTGCCAGGGGGCAACTTCTTCAGCGTGGCTCAGCACGACGGTCTGGATGTGGGTCATTGCGCAGGTAGCTCCCGATTTCATCTTCAGCAAGATGGACGACATGGGGACACGGTGCCACGACACGACCGGGAACGAGAACCTGGGAGTTTACTTGCCATACACTGTGGCCATCACTGTGACTGGGTTTGTCATCCCATTCCTCATCATCATCGGATGTTACTGTCACGTGGTGGTGGTGCTCTGCAGGAATGACACCATGGACCTCAGCCTCAGGAGAAGAAGCATCAGACTGGTGATTCTTGTGATGGTCCTCTTCTCCATCTGCTTCCTTCCTTACCACGTCTTCAGAATCCTCAGCTTGTTGTCTCGAGGCTGGCAGCTGCAAGGGTCCTGCACACAGGCTTCAAAGCACATTTACGTTTCCTACCAGGTGACCCGGGGCCTGGCCAGCTTCAACAGTGCCCTCAACCCCCTGCTCTACGTGATGACCAGCAAAGACTGCATGTCATGTATGAGGACCATCCACCAAAGAGCCAGCCAGTCGCTGGGGTCCACCTTCAGGAGCAAAACCTCTTGCCAGGCAGATGAGAAGAAGATGAGCATCATTCTTCGTGAGGTGGAGGCTTCTGATGACCTCTGA
- the CCN5 gene encoding LOW QUALITY PROTEIN: CCN family member 5 (The sequence of the model RefSeq protein was modified relative to this genomic sequence to represent the inferred CDS: inserted 1 base in 1 codon): protein MRLQLEKQLLFLSLLCILTKVCAQLCRRPCYCPWVPPRCPRGXPLVLDGCGCCKICARRLGEPCDFLHICDQSQGLVCDYSAVPAGTGATCNFEDGEEGCEVNGRVYRDGEVFQPSCKLQCRCLDGGFTCIPLCQEDVRLPTPDCPYPRRVEVPGKCCPEWICEARDQYLLRDAGAAPGAASPPLLYPCQEWGTEWSACSATCGVGFSTRVSNQNRYCRLETQRRLCMARPCPALPAASLVRGK from the exons ATGAGGCTCCAGCTAGAGAAgcagctcctcttcctctccctcctctgcatCCTCACCAAG GTGTGTGCCCAGCTGTGCCGGAGACCATGCTACTGCCCCTGGGTGCCACCCCGCTGCCCCCGTG TCCCCCTGGTCCTGgatggctgtggctgctgtaaGATCTGCGCCCGGCGCCTGGGAGAGCCCTGCGATTTCCTCCACATCTGCGACCAGAGCCAGGGCCTCGTCTGTGACTACAGTGCGGTGCCCGCGGGGACAGGAGCCACCTGCAACT TTGAAGATGGTGAGGAGGGCTGCGAGGTGAATGGCCGGGTCTATCGAGATGGGGAGgttttccagcccagctgcaaaCTCCAGTGCCGCTGCCTGGATGGGGGCTTCACCTGCATCCCGCTCTGCCAGGAGGATGTGCGGCTGCCCACCCCGGACTGCCCCTACCCACGGCGCGTAGAGGTCCCAGGGAAGTGCTGCCCTGAGTGGATTTGTGAAGCCCGGGACCAGTACCTCCTCCGAGATGCTGGGGCAG CCCCTGGGGCAGCATCCCCACCGCTGCTGTACCCCTGCCAGGAGTGGGGTACAGAGTGGAGTGCCTGCTCGGCCACCTGCGGCGTGGGCTTTTCGACCCGCGTCTCCAACCAGAACCGTTACTGCAGGCTGGAGACTCAGAGGCGGCTCTGCATGGCCAGaccctgcccggctctgccgGCAGCATCCCTGGTG AGGGGAAAATGA